The following proteins are encoded in a genomic region of Labeo rohita strain BAU-BD-2019 chromosome 5, IGBB_LRoh.1.0, whole genome shotgun sequence:
- the rpl36a gene encoding 60S ribosomal protein L36a produces the protein MVNVPKTRRTYCKKCKKHQPHKVTQYKKGKDSLYAQGKRRYDRKQSGYGGQTKPIFRKKAKTTKKIVLRLECVEPNCRSKRMLAIKRCKHFELGGDKKRKGQVIQF, from the exons ATG GTGAACGTACCGAAGACCCGCAGGACCTACTGCAAGAAATGCAAGAAGCATCAGCCACATAAAGTGACCCAGTACAAGAAGGGCAAAGACTCTCTGTACGCCCAGG GAAAGAGGCGTTACGACAGAAAGCAGAGTGGTTATGGAGGACAAACGAAGCCTATTTTCCGAAAAAAG GCTAAAACCACAAAGAAGATCGTGCTGAGGCTGGAGTGCGTAGAGCCCAACTGCCGCTCAAAGAGAATGTTGGCTATTAAGAGATGCAAACACTTTGAGCTGGGAGGAGACAAGAAGAGAAAG GGCCAGGTCATCCAGTTCTAA